In a single window of the Anas acuta chromosome 24, bAnaAcu1.1, whole genome shotgun sequence genome:
- the LOC137844212 gene encoding C4b-binding protein alpha chain-like translates to MRMMPAPGAGRPRGRAAVLRLLLAAALVVAVQGSCNAPPRIPSAELKESYQRITKFSSSEKVEYTCRPGYTRSKFRANLICGEDGTWKGPTDFCSPKQCSYPGDLANGRLVETELFTFGSIANYTCDMGYRLIGNSQLHCVLKNGQVTWDGDVPFCEPIPCSPPPKIENGEHNGGDVTVFSYGSSVTYHCNSAGRGERAFSLVGDPSIFCTTVDNLNGVWNKPAPECKVVGCQHPQIENGKLLSGYRAEYTYRDTVMFDCEFRYTLQGSDTSTCSEAGSWEPPLPLCQRSSCDDPPDVFRAVKARLAGNLFPAGTVVTYECEPGYEFSPGQNTRHITCLADLTWSEAPSSCNKISCPDPVVGNARPVNGWYKTVKYMYGDTVRIICNEGYTIQDYGSNVVLQCTNKGTWDPAVTECSSVPHCPQPVTDHGREVYKSKNDYSVGTRVTMACDEGYVLRGDEQIECKADQNWTPSVPFCDKGCDPPPQITSGQYTASRPGVFPYGSEVIYSCAAGLSLIGDKSIYCTSTDGENLGWSGSAPECRVVRCPRPDVEHGRMAPLRHTFPYGVTLKFSCDEGFVLRGEAETQCTADSTWQPPLPSCVPVQCFVPQTEGSMNLPSYKRPYKMNDILYSPCRTDSYRPQNFPSTCSADGTWIPPPKCKTLLTCQKILQIKETFLCGVPLTELKTLLEVQKLYLEIQKLEKELGSRSSS, encoded by the exons ATGAGGATGATGCCAGCTCCAGGGGCAGGGAGGCCGAGGGGCCGTGCCGCTGTCCTCAGGCTGCTCCTCGCTGCTGCCCTCGTTGTGGCCGTGCAGG GTTCCTGCAATGCTCCGCCACGTATCCCATCCGCAGAACTGAAGGAGAGCTACCAGCGCATCACCAAATTTTCCTCCTCGGAGAAGGTGGAATACACCTGCCGACCAGGTTACACGAGAAGTAAGTTCCGGGCCAACCTTATTTGTGGAGAGGATGGTACGTGGAAAGGACCGACCGACTTCTGTTCAC CCAAGCAATGCAGCTACCCCGGAGACCTGGCCAACGGCAGACTTGTGGAAACGGAGCTGTTCACCTTTGGCTCAATAGCCAACTACACCTGCGACATGGG GTACAGACTGATTGGAAATTCCCAACTTCATTGCGTGCTTAAAAATGGGCAAGTTACGTGGGATGGAGACGTTCCCTTCTGTGAGC caatCCCATGTTCACCCCCTCCAAAAATAGAGAACGGAGAGCACAACGGAGGCGACGTTACCGTCTTCAGCTACGGATCCTCTGTCACCTATCATTGCAACTCTGCTGGCAGGGGGGAGAGAGCCTTCTCGCTGGTGGGGGATCCCTCGATTTTCTGCACAACCGTGGATAACCTGAACGGCGTCTGGAACAAGCCAGCCCCGGAGTGCAAAG TGGtgggctgccagcacccccagattGAGAACGGGAAGCTGCTGAGCGGGTACAGGGCCGAGTACACGTACCGTGACACCGTCATGTTCGACTGCGAGTTCCGCTACACCCTGCAGGGCAGCGACACCTCCACCTGCAGCGAGGCCGGGAGCTGGGAGCCGCCGCTGCCGCTCTGCCAGCGCA GCAGCTGCGATGACCCTCCTGACGTGTTTAGGGCTGTTAAAGCGAGACTCGCGGGCAATTTGTTCCCTGCTGGTACTGTGGTTACCTACGAGTGTGAGCCGGGCTACGAGTTCAGCCCCGGACAGAACACACGGCACATTACGTGCCTGGCAGACCTGACCTGGAGTGAGGCTCCCTCTTCTTGCAACA aaattaGTTGCCCGGATCCAGTAGTCGGGAATGCAAGGCCTGTAAATGGGTGGTATAAAACCGTCAAATACATGTATGGAGACACCGTCCGTATCATCTGTAACGAAGGCTACACTATCCAGGATTATGGCAGCAACGTTGTGCTTCAGTGCACAAACAAAGGCACGTGGGACCCGGCAGTAACAGAGTGCTCCTCAG tACCTCATTGCCCACAGCCCGTTACTGACCATGGGCGAGAGGTTTATAAGAGCAAAAACGACTACAGCGTCGGGACCCGCGTGACGATGGCGTGTGATGAAGGCTACGTCCTCAGAGGCGACGAGCAGATCGAGTGCAAGGCTGACCAGAACTGGACTCCCTCGGTGCCGTTTTGTGACAAGG GCTGTGACCCCCCTCCACAAATCACCAGCGGGCAGTACACGGCCTCGAGACCAGGGGTCTTCCCCTACGGATCGGAGGTGATATACAGCTGTGCCGCGGGTCTGTCCCTCATCGGGGACAAGTCCATCTACTGCACCTCCACCGACGGGGAGAACCTGGGGTGGAGCGGCTCTGCCCCGGAGTGCAGGG TGGTTCGCTGCCCCAGGCCTGATGTTGAGCACGGAAGGATGGCTCCGCTGAGACACACGTTCCCCTACGGGGTGACTCTGAAATTCTCCTGTGATGAAGGCTTCGTGCTGCGCGGCGAGGCTGAGACCCAGTGCACAGCCGACAGCACCTGGCAGCCGCCGCTGCCCTCCTGCGTCCCAG ttcAATGTTTCGTGCCACAGACCGAAGGGAGTATGAATTTGCCCTCCTATAAGCGACCATACAAGATGAATGACATCCTGTACAGCCCCTGCAGGACTGATTCCTATCGCCCACAAAATTTTCCAAGCACCTGCTCAGCTGATGGCACGTGGATACCACCACCCAAGTGT aaaacgCTTCTCACGTGCCAGAAGATTCTTCAAATCAAAGAAACTTTCCTGTGCGGCGTTCCTCTGACTGAACTGAAAACTTTGCTGGAGGTGCAGAAGCTGTACCTGGAGATCcagaagctggagaaggagctgggaagcagaagcagcagctga